One Setaria italica strain Yugu1 chromosome II, Setaria_italica_v2.0, whole genome shotgun sequence DNA segment encodes these proteins:
- the LOC101759398 gene encoding uncharacterized protein LOC101759398: protein MVDVDHRMAGLAPAAAAHAAGLRRLSTRAAAGPASASASPRHGLHSFHAVAAGVLAHLRAAGVAVLPGLSDAELARAEAEFGFTFPPDLRAVLALGVPSGAGFPDWRGRAGLRAAFDLPAAAASLQTARGALWPRCWGRRPADPDRALRLARSAIRRAPLLVPLFDRCYLPCRPCLAGNPVFFVTDDRVLCCGLDLLHFFTRETSFQPMDHVVSSPLASPFSAGANTSSYTRRSLDAVQAPRWIEFWSDAASDRRRRDSSSSEASTASSSSSSSSSGCPSPHRRSTPRWVDNYLDELGSMLKKGGWRDREVDEMVEVTASGIFDGEEAPAPDTEAVLDALVLKTDRCSDSLRRAGWTSEDVSDALGLDFRRGKESSRPAVRIPPEIAARVQRLAQALAGP from the coding sequence ATGGTGGACGTCGACCACCGGATGGCGGGgctggccccggcggcggcggcgcacgcggcGGGGCTGCGCCGGCTGtccacgcgcgccgccgcgggccccGCGTCGGCGTCCGCGTCGCCGCGACACGGGCTGCACTCCTTCCACGCCGTGGCGGCGGGAGTGCTCGCCCACCTCCGCGCGGCCGGGGTGGCCGTCCTCCCGGGCCTCTCCGacgcggagctcgcccgcgcggaGGCCGAGTTCGGGTTCACGTTCCCGCCCGACCTCCGCGCCGTCCTGGCGCTCGGCGTGCCCTCGGGCGCCGGGTTCCCGGACTGGCGTGGCCGCGCGGGCCTCCGCGCCGCGTtcgacctccccgccgccgcggcgtcgctaCAGACCGCGAGGGGCGCGCTGTGGCCGCGGTGCTGGGGGCGGAGGCCCGCCGACCCGGACCGCGCCCTGCGGCTCGCGCGCTCCGCCAtccgccgcgcgccgctgctCGTGCCGCTCTTCGACCGCTGCTACCTGCCCTGCCGCCCCTGCCTCGCGGGCAACCCGGTGTTCTTCGTGACGGACGACCGCGTGCTCTGCTGCGGCCTCGACCTGCTCCACTTCTTCACCCGGGAAACCTCGTTCCAGCCGATGGATCACGTCGTCTCCTCCCCGCTGGCCTCCCCCTTCTCCGCCGGCGCGAACACGTCGTCGTACACGCGCCGGAGCCTCGACGCCGTCCAGGCCCCGCGCTGGATCGAGTTCTGGAGCGACGCCGCatccgaccgccgccgccgcgactcCTCGTCCTCGGAAGCCTCCACCGCCTCgtcatcctcgtcgtcgtcctcgtcagGCTGCCCGTCGCCACACCGGCGGTCAACCCCGCGGTGGGTCGATAACTACCTCGATGAGCTCGGGTCAATGCTAAAGAAAGGCGGCTGGAGGGACAGGGAAGTGGACGAGATGGTCGAGGTCACCGCCTCCGGCATcttcgacggcgaggaggcccCGGCACCGGACACCGAGGCCGTCCTCGACGCGCTGGTCCTAAAAACGGACCGGTGCTCGGACTCGCTCCGGCGCGCCGGGTGGACCTCCGAGGACGTGTCGGACGCGCTGGGTCTCGACTTCCGGCGAGGCAAAGAAAGCTCCCGGCCGGCCGTGCGGATCCCGCCGGAGATCGCCGCCAGGGTCCAGCGCCTCGCGCAGGCGCTGGCGGGGCCGTGA